Genomic DNA from Oncorhynchus tshawytscha isolate Ot180627B linkage group LG04, Otsh_v2.0, whole genome shotgun sequence:
aattacagccttgagtcttcttgggtatgacgccacaagcttggtacacctgtattttgagagtttctcacattcttatttgaagatcctctccagctctgtcaggttggatgaggagcgtcgctgcacagctattttcaggtctctccagagatgtttgagcgggttcaagtccgggctctggctgggccactcaaggacattcagagacctgttcCGTAGCCACTCCTGAgatgacttggctgtgtgcttagggtcattgtcctgttggaaggtgaaccgtcgcccagtttgaggtcctgagtgctctggagcaggtgttcatcgctctgttcatttttcccttgatcctgactagtctcccagtccctaccgctaaagaacatccccacagcattatgctgccaccaccatgcttcaccatagggatggtgccagaattcctccagacgtggcgcttggcattcaggccaaagagttcaatcttggattcatcagaccagataatcttgtttctctaGGTGtcttgagtcctttaggtgtcttttggcaaacaccaagcgagctgtcatgtgccttttactgaggagtggcttccgtctggccactctaccataaaggcccgattggtggagtgctgcagatatggttgtccttctggaagtttctcccatctccacagaggaactctggagctctgtcagagtgaccatcgggttcttggtcacctccctgaacaaggcccttctcccccgattggctgggcggccagctttaggaagagtctgggtggttccttcaatgctgcagacattgtttagtacccttcctcagatctgtggctcgacacaatcctgtctcggagctgtacggataattccttcgacctcatggcttggtttttgctcggacttgcactgtcaactgtgggaccttatatagacaggtgtgtgcctttccaaatcatgtccaatcaatgtaatttaccacaggtggactccaatgaagttgaaaacatctcaaggatgatcaatggaaaacggatgcacccgagctcaatttcgagtctcatagcaaagggtctgaatacttttgtaaataaggtatttctgtttttaatttttaataaattagcaaacatttctaaaaacctgttttcactttgatgaggaaaatgtttaatttaatcaatttttggaataagtctgtaacgtaacaaaatgtggaaaaagggtcatgtggtctgaatactttccgaatgcactgtagagaACTTTTGACTTAATTTGTATCTCCTCTACTCGCTTCGGCCTCAGGTTCCTACGTTTGGGACATTCTTCGCTGGATTCTGATGCCTCTGCTCCCCATGGCGATCATCTTTTCTTACTGTTACTTAAAAAGTAAGTCCTTACAACCCAATCATGCAATGAGCCCAAATGCATCCATAAAGTACTGCTCTTCCATTGACAAATACTGGTCCATAACATTTTAAGTAAATAACTTCAAGGCTTTCTCTCCAAACAACAGGAAAAGACCAAAACAAGGTAAAGTATGACATTAAAACATTTAATTCCTGAAACAGAATAGCAATTGCCATGTAGCTACTGTTATTCAACAGCTATAACATACACCTGGTATTTCTTAATTCAGAAGGAAATGGGAGTATACATGAACATCACGATGATCTCAGATCTGGCACAAAATAATCCACATACTGAAGAAGAGATAACTGAGCTGGAATGATGGACATTGCCAAAGGACACACCAAATGCTAAAGGGGCTTTCAATTCTATGCTACAAAACGAGACAGCCATTACAGCTTTTTACAGTTACACAAACTGAAGTACTGTACCTCAAGGAAAGGTATTAGTCCTCCTGGTGGTTACAAGAGCTAAGTGAAAAGAATCTAAACCAATAGTTTGTCGTAGCTTTCATGATTTTCATAATGGGAAAAAAAGGTAAATGCCATCTATGAAGAAATACGTTTGCTTTTATTAGGACGAGCCAAACACAGGTTCACATCCAGTGAAAATATGGAAACATTTCATGGGATGAAAATAAATATCAATCGACCTTTCTATACATTATTTTCTTATTGTACAACATAAGCCTCATGCGCCAATTGGAAATTTGCTCTTAGCATTATTTTTGCCTCATGAACCACCCATTGAATGACAACAATAGACAATGCAGCAGTACTTTAGATTAATGCATAGTTTCATATTTTGaaagatacatttttacattttaaaccATCGAATGTAATCTAACGTGACAAGTATATAATACATCTAAAAGTCTGTCTCGTCAGTTAATAAACATACCTTGTAACATTGTCGAAATAAAAGcttcatgtactgtatatcattcCCGAATACCACCTGCATTTATTTTCTTGTCTGATATGAATTCATGCTGCTTTGAATTAAATTGATGGGTGTCTGTCATCATTACAGAATAGCATGGTATTGTTGCAATGTAAACGGATTGCAATGACTGCTTTCATCTGCAGTGATGCAATTACATACAAATTTTGGTGATGCAACTAGTCAACCTGCTTTAGCACACTAACACATGggacatatgtatgtatacattGGGAGCGGGCAATATAAACCTTATGTTTAAGTCAAACCAGATGACAATCAACCACATCGTACGCATTAATCAATCCCATTTGTATTTCCTCGTCAGGAAAATATGACCGTGATAAATAAATACCATAGATGAGAGTAGCATTAATGAAGCACTATAGTTGCCGACAGGTTTCAGTCCAAAAATAGCTGCATTCAGTGTTAGTAGGCTGCCATTGAAATATCTCCAAGAACTACAGCTATTGCAAGTAATTGTATTTCAAATGGACATCTGGAGCACAGGTAAAGTTCATGGAACCTCGTGAGACAGACATGATAACGGTTATGTAAAGTTAACACAAGAACAGTAGGAGCCTTGGAATGCAGCAAAAgattaagtatatatatatatatatatatatatatatatacactagcaGTTCATTATTTAAGTTACCTTATTGTGTAAGCAGTTTATGACTTTAGCAATCATTCATTTCTAAACTGGTATGAGTCCCGTAACAACATAAATCAAGATTATTATCTAAAAGCAAATGTTTACATATATTGTATAGTGTGCTGCCAAGATTTTGGTACTGGCttcagcaacaaacaaaaaaagacagTATATGATACATTACAGTTCACCAATAGAAGGCACCAGACATATCACATCTGTCTGAAGCTACAACCTGTCAGTTCTGATGCATTACAGTCTTGACTTCCCGTAAGAACACTTGACACATGGTTGATAAGGATTGCAGACATGTACGTGTGTTGTATGTCACTTCCTTTTAAGGCATCTAATTAAAACACACTGAAATGTGTACTGAGGCGATAGAAAAGGTGACAAAGactacatcccaaatagcaccatattccttatatatatattgcatagggaataaggtgccaatttgggatgcagacaaacTGAAAACTACAGTCACTGTAAAATGGTGCATTGGGGGACCTGTTCCATTGTGGGAGTGGAGGAGAGTAAATTATCAAATGGAGTGAGATAGTACAttgtcaaaattagaaaaagTCAATTAAAGCAGCAAAACTTTCAACAACCATTACATCACTGAGTCGGAGAAACAAAACCAGTGGATCAAAGTAAGAGGACAATCTTCAATATGTGAAATATGACCATCAAGCAtgtataccctccactatgtAATATCAACACTGTCAAGCAACCATCACTTTACAGGAATATGCTCTCAAGCAATTCTTACACCAAATAGAGGACATTCAGACAAAAACGTTAGCCCTGCCAAGCCCATTTGGAGTGGTTCACTTCAGGAGAGCATaatttaaaatttaaaataaaatagtaaGCAAACACACATTTTAAGTTAAACGTCTGAAAATAAAAAAAGTCAAATCTTTCCTTAGTGGCTCTACTAATTATCATACCCAGTAGTGATCATATAGTTTGTATCACACCACAGTGAGTGTCAGTCATCTCCTTCCTGTTTCTCCTCAAAGGTTGATGGTAACAAGATTGTATCTTAAACCTAGTTTGTCATCTCTTCACATTCAAAGACAATGTGTGATAGTGCTCATGGGAAATAATATTAACACATCATACAGCCCCAGCGGAGTCTAGATTTTTGCCTCGGAATGGGTGACCATGAACCTTGGGTATGGCTTGTGGATGCTGCTTGTGCACAAATTAATCTGGTTCTAGGAACCAAACAAGTTTCAAATGACAACTTGGGTTCCACATCTCTATAGAGTCAAGGTCCAAAAATAAGGATGACCTGGGATCTAGAGTTCTTCATAGTCTCCGCCCTCTCTATTTGCTGACCCCTCCCCTCCAGCCAAGAAATCCTCCAAGTCATCCATTTTCTTGGTCCGAGATTTTTTCTTTTTCCTCTCTTTGTCAACTTCTGTTCCGGTCTCATCTTTCTCCTTTTTCTTGTCCTTTTTATGCTTCTTCTTGCTGCTCTTCTCATCCTCCTAAGAAAAAAGGTTTTTAAAACGTATGTCTACTATGCTGTATAAAAACGACAGCCATATGAAAAGGCATCCACTCCCTTACCTCTTtgcttttcttcttctttttcttcttttcttttgCGGAGTGTTTGCTTTCCTTCTCTGAAAAGCAATTCATAGAATTTGAGAAATGAATGAATACAATGTAATTTTGTTTTATAATGTGATACACTTTGGTACAGTTCTCTGTCATGTGCTAGGATACTATTCTAAGGCACTTGGTTGTATTCACTAGATGCCAAACCGAAGAAAACTAATTTAAACAGAGAAGGAACTCTAAACTCTTGTCCAAAAATAAACAATTGTTTTCATTTTACGTTGCTAAACTTTGAAATACAGTATGCACTAATGAATACGTCCCTGTTCTCTATAGATTTGTGGTAGTGGACTTGCCTTCTAGGTCCTCACTGCTGTCCTTGGCTTTGGGGGCTTCCTCCGTAAATCCCAAGCCAAACAGGTCTGTCTCATTATTGCTCTGAAAGGAGGGCTTCAGGACCGGTGTGGGCTTCAGAGGCTCTGGGATCAGCGTGGCTGGAGGGATGTCATCATCTGACAGCTCCAGATCAGACAGTACTTCATCCCTGACTGGGAAAACCTCCTGTGGATGGATGCAGAGGGAAATAATGAAGTCCAAACTATTACAAATGTTAATATACATTGTAACCACGCATCCAAACCAAAAAGGCCCATCAAATAATTTATCGAAAATGTATTGGATATTTCACAAATTCAGCACTACATATTTTACGAGGAAAGTAATTTCAATAGGTTGACTACTCAATCTAACTATGATGACTTGTAACCTACAACTCTAAATAACATCCTTTTGACCTAGCCACCTTAGTTATCTTCTGGATGACTGCCTCCTCCTCAGACTCAAAGTCAAGATCACCCATCACGAAGGAGAGCACCTGCTCAGCAACAGGGGCCCCTGGGTCAGAGTCCGAGTCCACCCCAGGGGTtcctccctttttccctctggGTAGGCCTGGCTGCTCCAGGGCTACTGCAGGTGCagaggttagggtgagggtgatgGGCTCAGCCACCTGGGGGACAGTGTTCTCCAAGAGTTGGCCAGCAGGTGCCAAAGGCTCCGGAGCTTGGGGCTCCATGGCACGGGGCATTATGGACTCAGTGCACGGTCTAAAACAGAGTACAAAAACATCACTTAAAAAAAGAAATGTTTTGCTCTTGATGACAAGAGTCATCTAATAATGTATACAATAGAAATTGACaagaaaaacaaagaaatagataaGAGCTTATATAATTCTAAATATAACAAAAGTTACTTAAATTGAAATGGTTTACTCCTGATAAGACTACAGTACATTAACGGATATGCTGGATATAAGAGGCTTACTTTTTCAGCTCTGAATCACTGTCAAGGTCGAGGTGTTCATCCTGAGTGACAGCAGGTACTGGTGGTGATATTGGTGGGGGCTGtgcttccacctcctcctcatcactAGACATAGTGAAGTCTTTACTGGTGAGAAGGCCCGGGGTGTTGGGCAGGGGCAGCGGGGGCTCCTTGTCATCTGGGTCCAGCTCATCCATATAACCTGCCACTATGGggttccctctgtcctctccatcacTGTAatatatgataataataatacatatagtaaatataataacactgtatatacatatatacacacacacacacacacatacatatacactgtgtacacacacacacacacacacacacacacacacacacacacacacacacacacacacacacacacacacacacacacacacacacacacacacacacacacatatacatggaAGTCaggaatttacatacacttaggttggagtcattaaaactcatttttcaaccactccactacattgtgcatggcacaagttatttttccaacaagtgtttgcagacagattatttcacttaaaatgaactatatcacaattccaatgggtcagaattttacatacactaagttgactgtgcacttaaacagcttggaaaattccagaaaattatgtcatggctttagaagcttctgataggctaattgacataatttgacatcatatatatatatgtatatatacatatgtgtatgtatatatacatatgtgtatgtatatatacatatgtgtatgtatatatacatatgtgtatgtatatatacatatgtgtatgtatatatacatatgtgtgtgtatatatatacatatgtgtgtgtatatatatacatacatatacatatacatacatatacacatatacatatatacacatacatacatacacacacacacacacacacacacacatatacatacatacatatacatacatacatatacatacatacatacacatacatacatacatacatacatatacatacatacatacatacatacatatacaaacatacatatacatacatatatatacatacattacattttttgtaattctttgaaacaagtaattttcttcatttcacttcaccagtttgtactattttgtgtatgttcttgacatgaaattcaaataaaaatccatttaaattacaggttgtaatgcaacaaaataggaaaaacacctagggggatgaatacttttgcaaggcactttaTATGGTACTTTAATACAAGATGACACAAAAGAAGGAATTTCAGGAGAAACTTCAGATTAAATTCTACGAAAATTAGAGAATGCTGGAATACTCTTTGGTTCTACCCCCTAGAACGTATAAAATAACAACTATCTATTAAATGAAACATTGTTTGCAATTCTTAAATCCTCTCTTTCCACAATTTATTCAATGGAAGCATTGAATAAATAGAGCCATCTGAGAACTCTCACCACAGATGGCCTGCTCCAGATGGTACTGTGTGCTGTAAACATAGAGCATGTTTTCCAGCAGGGAAGGAAATAAACCGTGGCAACACAGACCGCGTTCTAAATGTCACCCTATTATATAGTGCACAAATcatttttaccagagccctatgtgaatagggtgccatttgagaccctTCCAGGGATAAGAacccctactctaccactacttACCTGTCACTGTCCAGTGCAGGTTGGGGAACCTTAACTTTAGAGGGCAGGCTGTCCTCCAGGAAGCTTTTATCCAGACCCTCGTCTGGCACAAAGTCATCCACACTCTGAACATTAGCAGGACACACGGGGGCAGGCTCCGGCTCTGAATACAGACAGCAGTGATCAGAAGAGCCTTTGATGTGTTCCAAATGAAAACCTATTTTCTCAGTGCACTACTGTGTGTTTTGACCCtgttcaaaagtattgcactatatagggaatagggtgccaattgggactcCTCATTTGTTATTATTCAACAGCATAGACTTACTTACACTGACATTGTACAGTATCAGGCCTTACTCATCTCATGATGATGGTTTACATGAAAACAACATAGCATCATGTAAGTGTGACTGTCTGGATGTAGAGAGCAAATAGGCAAACTAAACCCTTCCTTCTTAACTCTATTGAGATAAAAGATCAATTATTTACTTCCCTCAATATAAAGTGTTGTTCCAATGGCAGGCAGGGCAGTGATCCTTACAAGCACTTCACAGAAATCAAATCATTCA
This window encodes:
- the rabl6b gene encoding rab-like protein 6 isoform X3; translated protein: MFSALKKLVGSEPGQPRDKSIPAGMQSMNQSLQRRFAKGVQYNMKIVIRGDRNTGKSTLWHRLQGKKFTDDYIPTQEIQATSIHWNYKTTDDVVKVEVWDVVDKGQKYPLPEGVGRGKKRGDTLKVENEPQESDEVALDAEFLDVYKNCNGVIMMFDITKQCFLENIETRSKGYGSPGPANGRSPSSGSQSPTVPPSGASTGSSSPGTPHQPTIPAQVPGLQPPSPSPSPPPPVLAAGMVSPTAELQSPTLRQAQSPEHPGPSPLPPASRPAQAPPPQKRGLISRLFGSAPSPEVTATMPEPEPAPVCPANVQSVDDFVPDEGLDKSFLEDSLPSKVKVPQPALDSDSDGEDRGNPIVAGYMDELDPDDKEPPLPLPNTPGLLTSKDFTMSSDEEEVEAQPPPISPPVPAVTQDEHLDLDSDSELKKPCTESIMPRAMEPQAPEPLAPAGQLLENTVPQVAEPITLTLTSAPAVALEQPGLPRGKKGGTPGVDSDSDPGAPVAEQVLSFVMGDLDFESEEEAVIQKITKEVFPVRDEVLSDLELSDDDIPPATLIPEPLKPTPVLKPSFQSNNETDLFGLGFTEEAPKAKDSSEDLEEKESKHSAKEKKKKKKKSKEEDEKSSKKKHKKDKKKEKDETGTEVDKERKKKKSRTKKMDDLEDFLAGGEGSANREGGDYEEL